From the Glycine max cultivar Williams 82 chromosome 11, Glycine_max_v4.0, whole genome shotgun sequence genome, the window CTGACGAGACTAGgtctcaaaattatttttggaaCACACCACACGAAATTGATTTTAAGGAACAGTAATACTTCATATGAAATGATTAAGACTAATGTAAAGGTTGGTTGTTTGTTAATAAGGAATATACTCACTGTCTTTGAAAATCTAGttggtaaataattaaattttttaaaatttgaaatttgttttgctCATGTTAAAAAACTTATGtctttgtttttaaattgtattatttatgatttttttatattctttcatgatttttataataaatatttttttaatttcttaatcaatattttaacaaaaattataaaaacaatatatatatatatatatatatatatatatatatatatatatatataatacagtGTATATTATTCTGAGCTGATATTAATCTCACAGTAACAATAATGCGTGTAACTGTGGGGAAAGAAAGAGGTAGGTCTTGGGCTCTTGGCCCTACGAGAGTTATTTTCGTTGAACAATCGCAATTCTCGATCACATGAAAGTCTGAGACTGAAGAATACGTATAAATTAGAACCGATTGAAagtgcagagagagagagagagaaccgACAAGCAAACGAAAAGTAAATCAATCAATCGTTGGAATCTCTCAACTTATCGCTTCTTCCTGGTACgtccattttctcttttgtttctaTGTTATCTTGTTAGGGTTTCCTTCTCAATTGCAATTGCAATTCGCACATTATTATTGATTAGTTTTAGATTTGGGGGTTTCCGTTTCAATGGACGACGGCGAGCTGGATTTCTCGAACCATGAAGTGTTTTCGAGTCCGAACATGGGGGAGCTTCCGAGCAGCGGTTCAATGGACAGTTTCTTCGACGAGCTTCTCAAGGACACGCACGCGTGCACCCACACCCACACGTGCAACCCTCCCGGCCCCGATTTCTCCCACACTCACACGTGCTACCACGTACACACCAAAATCGTCCCCGCCCCTGAGGAGGACCAGGTCGCTACTGATGACACCGCCGAGTCCGCCGAGAAAAAGTCGTCGTCGAAGAAGCGGCCTCTGGGGAACAAAGAAGCCGTCCGGAAGTACCGGGAGAAGAAGAAGGCGCGTGCGGCGTCGCTGGAGGATGAGGTTGTGAAGTTGAGGGCTCTGAACCAGCACTTGATGAAGAAGCTGCAGGGGCAGGCGGCTCTCGAGGCCGAAATAGCCAGGCTCAAGTGTTTGTTGGTTGACATAAGGGGGAGGATTGAAGGGGAAATTGGGTCCTTTCCCTATcagaaaacaacaacaacaacgccgaATCCGGTGGCTGGTTCTTATGTGATGAACCCTTGTAACTTGCCGTGTGATGATAGGGTGTATTGCCTTCACCCTGATGGGAGGATTGGGGAGACTGCGGCTTTGAATGGGGAAGAGTTTGATGGTTGTGAATTTGAGAACCTGCAGTGTCTGGCAAGCCAGAATTTGGGGCTCAAGGATCTTCGCGCTTGTGGGGTTGGGGTTGGACACACAGGGTCTAATGTAAATTCTTCTGCCttatcaaagaaaagaaaaggtggGACGCCATTCATGCCATGAACTTTCTGATTATAGGGGGAATTGAAATGTTTGATTTGTTACTAGTTAGTAAATTCGTGTTTATACTTACTTGCTTGCATTTTAATTGCTGCCCATGGTCTGATTATGATATGCCTAGAGTATATAGTATATTTTGTCACTTTTTGGAATTCCGtgctaattattttttgtcttgttATCTAGTTTAGCTTTGTAAACATGCAGTATAGAAAGTGTTGAGATTTGAGAGGAGAGAAAGTGAAAAGCATGGGAGATGAACTTGCTCATGCTCTCAGCAATGTGATCTCCTCCATTTTTTTCTGTTTAGATCATGAATTGTTGATTTAAGATGGTCCCACAGAAACACCTTTTATATATTGGTATTGTGTGTGTTTGCTGGATTTCGTAATTGTCCTAATATTCTAGGGCTGAAATCTGTTTGCTAGATTTTATATGGGATTATCGTTAGCTTCTGTGAGAATGCTAGGTTTCGAAAGGGTAGTTATTGCTATTACAGTATCACTGTTTATTAGTATTAGAGTTCTTGTAAGTCTTGTAAGATAACTACATGAGTTAACAAATGGTGCCATGTTTTATGACCAAATCTCCTCCCACAACATTTAAGCAACTGAAATTTAAAGATTCATAGTACCAAATTATTGTGCTGAATGTTTTTTCCAAATCTACCAAGAGGGTCGAGGCtggattttattttcaattatttattattgacttaaatatgtttttgatccttGTAAGTTGGCGCATTTTCAATTTTGGTCCCTGTAAGCATGAACCTATGTGGACTAtcaatgaaataattataatctTAAAGTGAgtgagattgaaaaaaaatacaaacttacaatgactaaaaatgaacaaaaaaatttactggaaccaaaaatggaaaaaaaatgccAACTTACAATGacttaaattagaaaaatgaacttACAGGGTCCAAAAATTAATATGCATTAACTTACaagaaccaaaaacatattcaagcctttattatttaattctttttatccCTGTTTCCAAAGGACTTGGGATTGAATCCAGTATGATGACTTTAAAATGCTCTAATGGATGTTTACTTTTTAGGGGGATCTCGTGCTGCAACAGCTGGTTGAAGAATTGATAATTTGGTGGTTTTCATCCTTGGCATGGTAATATCTCCTTCCAATATCTCGTTACCAGTTGCAGCATCAGCTATCCATcaagtcattttttaaaaataattctctCTTTTTGATCCACTACTGCATTATAATGGTTCGATTGGCTGCTCTACTATGGAAGATTAGTCATagattaatgttttatttaaacaaaatagaGTAGTTGATCTGCAGCCAGCATAGCTTATGGCCGAGACAGATTTGGTGCTTCTCTTTGCAATTAAGTTTactggttttttttattatgcatGGGACAAGTTAAACTGCCATCATAAAATTTTCTATGCTCTGTCAATTTTAAATCTGTCAAGTATGTGAGTAGTTTTTActttgtttaataataatagGATATAAAGTGGTGATTTTTCTAAATTCGCTAGTTTTTCATTGCTGGATTACAGAACTTAGGGAAGATGGGGTGTGTTTCATCTTTCAGTACTTAGTGATGTGGACAGGTGAGACACCAATGTCATTTTGTGTAATATAAAATCTTGTGAGCGAAATAATAAAGTTGGCTTGTATGGTTGTCGGCGTTGTTCTTCGTTTTTCTTAATAATATGAGAGGTTTACTTCTGTCTTTAGCATTTTTGCTGGACAAGGGTAGAAGGAACTGTTGTCCTCTAACTGAAGATTTTGCATATTGGCATGTCTTCTACAAGTTAAGACAGACAAGTGAATGGTTTTGTATTTGAGAGCGCAAGTAGCTGTTTCAAATCGATGATGGGAAAAGCATATGTGCCTGTCTGCACTTAGAGAACAAGTCTTGAATAGATTTCGATAGTTATAAATGCTCTTGTTGATCCTCTTTTAGGCATGGaatgattaataaaaaacattattacatCATTGTATCTTCTACATCGACTGCCATTGTGGACAAAATGTGTAACAATTTACCTGGCTTTAGTTGCACGTTCAACGTTTTATGGAGCACATCGGGATTTCAAGGAGTAAACTTGACATTACGAGCTTGTCCCTCTGAAGTTCTAAAATACAATATTGGAATACCGTTTGCATGGCGAATTTACGATAATAACCAATGCCTCAAGTGATTTTAGCTGAACATAGATCTTAAAAGCTCGTGTATCTAGCTATTAGCTATgctagaaataaaaatgaaaattaataaatttatttcattatagTATTAAATTTCAGTGAAGATTTCTTTCCATTAGTCGTCTTCGCTGTTGAAATTATGCACATAAACAAACTATTAggcaatgcttttttttttatataaaaaaatctaaaatatgacctatttaattaaataaattttgaaaatgaataaagtccttttttttttctggataaaGAAGTCTCCCTTACACGCAACTGTATGTGACCTCTTTTAACATGTATGAATTGGTTAGATTTTCAGGTATGAATTATTGTAACTGTATGTGACCTCTTTTAACAttcgatttatttattttttaaagtcattTAAATAGGTCAATAAATTTCCATCTTTTGAATAAACTAACAAGTACACCATAATAGtagtaatattattattattattattatgcctGCATTTTCTTAAAGTGGACTGACTTGTTAAAGTTTAGAACA encodes:
- the BZIP121 gene encoding bZIP transcription factor bZIP121 isoform X1, producing the protein MDDGELDFSNHEVFSSPNMGELPSSGSMDSFFDELLKDTHACTHTHTCNPPGPDFSHTHTCYHVHTKIVPAPEEDQVATDDTAESAEKKSSSKKRPLGNKEAVRKYREKKKARAASLEDEVVKLRALNQHLMKKLQGQAALEAEIARLKCLLVDIRGRIEGEIGSFPYQKTTTTTPNPVAGSYVMNPCNLPCDDRVYCLHPDGRIGETAALNGEEFDGCEFENLQCLASQNLGLKDLRACGVGVGHTGSNVNSSALSKKRKGGSRAATAG